The sequence below is a genomic window from Aspergillus nidulans FGSC A4 chromosome V.
CCGACCTCGCTCGCCTTCGTCTCCGTCAGCCAGCTTAGAcgctttggctgcttcatCGCCCCGGTCATTGTCGCCTTTCAATGTAGGCCGCCACCCCTACAGTAATCCTAGTTCCAGGGAGCCCTCACCTGCGCGTTCGGCCCGCCGTCTGTCGACGTCCTCGGTCGATAGTCGGAATTATATTCTTGGCCTGGCTGACCCACAACGGCCTGGATCGAATAATACCGATTCTAAGCGGGTTCAGAAGCACCCCGCGACCTTTCAATGTACTCTTTGCCCCAAGCGCTTCACCCGGGCGTACAACTTGCGTTCCCATCTACGGACACATACAGACGAACGACCGTTCGTCTGCACTGTCTGTGGCAAAGCATTTGCCCGCCAGCATGACCGTAAGCGCCACGAAGGCCTGCATTCGGGTGAGAAGAAGTTTGTTTGTCGGGGTGATCTCTCGCGAGGCGGGCAATGGGGCTGCGGCCGCCGATTTGCTCGTGCCGATGCCCTGGGGCGCCACTTCAGATCAGAAGCTGGCCGAATCTGCATCAAGCCTCTATTGGATGAGGAGTCTCAAGAGCGAGAACGCACGCTCATAaaccagcaacagcagcatctgcagccGGTCAACCAACCACTCATGCTCCCCGGCCAGGGAACGGAGGCCCAACATACGGGCAGCTTCATCCTACCTGCAGCGCTACTAGCACAGTATCCAGCTTTGCAAACATTGCAGTGGGACCAAATACCAGCCGGAACTGATGACACAAGCGATATTGGCGGTCGAAATAGTTTCGACGCCAGTTCCGGCGGAGAGTTCGGTTtcgacgacgatgaatcGGGGATCAGTGTCTCTGGTATGAGTACGGGCTATGCCAGCGATCAGGGCAATATCTACAATGTGGATGCCCAAGGGCAGATGCTTGGGGTCAATCCAGGTGAAGCTGGCTACGCAAATCCGAACTGGGGGAAATAGCACATCTTTTGCATCCCTTTGCTACCTATTTCTCTGTTCAGTAGGGGAATTTCTTATTCCACTGTCGCTATTATGGCTGGATCTGGATCTGTTTCTGGTGTATAGAGGTTCGGCGTTGCGGATACAGGATTTCAAAATGCCTTTGCCTTGGACAATCTACCCTTCATTTTTCGATATCATTCCATTCCGACTAGGCCAATCTACAGCTTGCCTATTCACGTGTTTACGATGAACTTCATACCCCTGGGAGATGGTGTCGTTTGTTTCAGTTGATTTGCCTTTAGTTAGTCCTATACTTCCAAGGGATATTTTGATACCCTGAGTTTGAAATTTCGTTTTGTCTGTATTTGGCAGCTTCTATCGTCAAGATCTTTACAATGATTGATTACATCAGCAAATATCAAGCACTCCAGTATCAGAGCGGATCCTGCTCAATTGCTGTAGGTAGGAGGTTGGAGTGCTAACTAGGGCTTAGTTCTGAAGCTTTTCTCCTCACGAGAGTGGAGTTGATATACTTCCTAATGAGTCATGCCAACTAATTTCCCAATTTCACCAACCCATTTCCTCGAAAACTCCTCTTCAGTAAACCTCAATGCAGACTTCCGTGCCCTCAACCGCATCCCAACCTTCTCGTCGTTGCTGAGCGAGAGTGCCTTCTCAAACGCATCCGCAAACTCTTCTTCGGTCGTCGCCCGGAATCCTGTCGCTCGTGTGCCCTTGCTCTCAAGAGAATCAGCACCAGACTCGGATTCAGGAAGATCGATCACAATATCCTCGCGTGGACCGCCCGAGTCATGGACAACGGCAATCAAGCCGGCGGCTTGGTACTCGACGACGCAAATACCGAAATGTTCGTTCCACATGGCATTTACGCCGATGGAAGCTGTGCCAAGATGCGAAAGGATCGTGGGCCAGGAGGCATCGCAGAGGAAGGTGGTGTTGTTGCGGATCCGGAGTTCGTgcgcgaggaggcggaggttgTAGATATGGGTTTCATCTGGGCTAGAGGGGCGGACGGTCccgatgaggatgagctggggctctggcttttgtTTCTTGGTCGAAGAGTCCTTGGTCGAAGAGTCCTTGGTTTTCTTGTGGCGTTCAAGAAAGCGGGCAAAGGAACGCAGGATGAGAGGGTGATTCTTTTCCGGCCGAAACTGGGCGATGTAGAGAAGTGTAGGGGTGCgggttgtttctgtttcaGGTGTCACTGGAATAGTGGATTGGATGTCTGAGACGGCGGTCGGTGGAAAGACGACGACGGGATCTTTGTATTTGAGGGTTTTCGATGATAGGAAGGGCGTGTGTCGGGATGGGCCCCAAATAGAGCGGATATGTGCTGATGTCCAGGAGGAGTTGCACATGACGACGTCAATATGGCCGCCAATCCAGCCGTAAAGGTGGGCGAAGGCGAGCCAGTACTTGCGCTTAAGGGTGCCTTTAAGTCCTGTTCCCGCGCCGGCGTTGACGCCCTTCAGGCCAGTTTTGTCGTCGAGAGACTGAAGCATGTCGGTGGAGATGGTGGGGTAGTGCACGTAGGCACCTGTTGGAACTgagggaaagagaagcttgcAGAATGCCACAGCGAATGCGTAGCCCATGGTGTCGACAAAGACGTCGGGCACGAGAAGCGTGAAGGCGTCGTAGCCCACAATTAGTGAGCCGAGGGACTGGCCTAGAAGCGTCATGTAGGGATACATGCTGCTCTGGACATATTTCCGGGTTGTTAAGTAGAGCAACTCCACTGTTGGCGCGTGCAGTCGAATGTTGAAACGGGTCT
It includes:
- a CDS encoding alpha-1,2-mannosyltransferase ALG11 (transcript_id=CADANIAT00003337), which encodes MLFLLKFLISVIALLAACVLLPQFPLGLLRIVLRGVGWVIRKRTQARREVILSRVRADEDELLSKQSKVACTSTTSADDEDWEKVDSSSGDSSSGSASQNFQQSGTDEWTGIIGFFHPFCNAGGGGERVLWEAVRATQRRWPKAVCAIYTGDLNVTKAAMLERVQTRFNIRLHAPTVELLYLTTRKYVQSSMYPYMTLLGQSLGSLIVGYDAFTLLVPDVFVDTMGYAFAVAFCKLLFPSVPTGAYVHYPTISTDMLQSLDDKTGLKGVNAGAGTGLKGTLKRKYWLAFAHLYGWIGGHIDVVMCNSSWTSAHIRSIWGPSRHTPFLSSKTLKYKDPVVVFPPTAVSDIQSTIPVTPETETTRTPTLLYIAQFRPEKNHPLILRSFARFLERHKKTKDSSTKDSSTKKQKPEPQLILIGTVRPSSPDETHIYNLRLLAHELRIRNNTTFLCDASWPTILSHLGTASIGVNAMWNEHFGICVVEYQAAGLIAVVHDSGGPREDIVIDLPESESGADSLESKGTRATGFRATTEEEFADAFEKALSLSNDEKVGMRLRARKSALRFTEEEFSRKWVGEIGKLVGMTH